Below is a genomic region from Rhizobium sp. 9140.
GTAGCGCATGGCCGTGCCGCCGGGCTCGGTGATATAGAGGAATCGGCCGGGCGTATCCACGACGACGGTGTTTTCCGGCTCGCCCGTCGTGTTGGCCACGCGCTGCCGATAGAAGCGCGGATCGATCTCGCGGTAGGGGATGGCGGGAATGAGAATGCCGTCATCTTCCACCGCACCATACATCACGGCGAGCTCTGCCTCCGTCGGCGGCAGGATCGGCCGGCTGATCACGGGCGGCACGGGCGGCGTGCGCACGCCGGTCGAGGTCGTACAGCCGGCCATCGTGGCGGCAGCGGACAGCGCGCCGAGCAGGAAGGTGCGGCGCGAGAATGGATCGGCGATATCGGTCGGTGTCATAAGCAGGGTCCCGGTGAGACCTGATCTCTATCCCCAGCCCGCACAGGCACAAGGCGTGATCCGATCACGTTTCCCGGAAACAAAGGTAAGCCGGCGGAAACCCGGACGGTGTCGCCGAGCGGCAACAGTTTTGCCCGCGTCACTGGCACCGAAGACTAGGACCTGCGGGTAGGCGCTCGACCCAGGGATCTTCCCCCGCAGGGGAAGATCGTTGTCGGGTGGCCGATTTTCGACGGTCGGGGAGCCTATTTCTTGGCTGCCAGCAACGCCTTCACGAGGCCGACGGTCGACGAGTCATGGCCTTCGGCACTTTCCTTGCCTTCCACCACGGGCAGCAGGCCTGTCGCCAGTTCCTTGCCGAGTTCCACGCCCCACTGGTCGAAGGAGTTGATGTTGAAGAGCGCACCTTCCACGAAGACACGGTGTTCGTAGAGCGCGATCATGCGGCCGAGCGCAAACGGGGTCAACTTGTCGTAGACGATGGTCAGCGACGGGCGGTTGCCGGTAAACACGCGGTGCGGCGCGATGTGGTCGGCCTTGGCGTCGTCCATGCCCTTGTCCGTCAGCTGGGCCTTTGCCTCTTCCAGCGTCCTGCCCTTCATCAGGGCTTCCGACTGGGCAAGGCAATTGGCGATCAGGAGGTCGTGCTGGTGGCGCAACGTCGTCTCATGCGCGTTGGCCGCGATCATGAACTCGGCCGGAATGACCGTCGTCCCCTGATGGATCAGCTGGTAGAACGCGTGCTGCCCGTTGGTACCCGGCTCGCCCCAGACGACCGGACCGGAATTGCCTTCGACCGGCGTGCCGTCGAGCGTCACGCCCTTGCCGTTCGATTCCATGTCGAGCTGCTGGAGATAGGCGGGAAAGCGCGACAGGCGCTGGTCGTAGGGCAGGATGGCGCGGGAGGGATAGCCGAGCACGTTGCGGTGGTAGTAGCCGATGAGGCCGAGCAGCATCGGCAGGTTCTGCCGCAGCGGCGCCGTCTTGAAATGCTCGTCAATCGCATGCGCGCCGGCCAGGAACTCGCCGAACTTCTCCTTGCCGATGGCGATCATCAGCGGCAGGCCGATGGCCGACCAGATGGAGTAACGCCCGCCGACCCAGTCCCAGAACCCGAAGATGCGGTCGCTGGCGATGCCGAAAGCGGCAACCTTGTCGAGTGCCGTGGAAACGGCACAGAAATGGTGGCCGACGGCCTTTTCTCCGAGCGCCTTGGCGATGAAGGCGCGCGCCGTCTGGGCATTGGTCATCGTCTCGATCGTCGTGAACGTCTTCGACGCGACGATGAAGAGGGAGGTTTCCGGGTCGAGCAGCTTCAGAGTATCGGCGATATGGGCACCGTCGATGTTGGAAACGAAATGCGCGCGCGGGCCGTCATGTTCCGGCGCCAGCGCCAGCGTGGCCATGACAGGGCCGAGATCCGAACCGCCAATGCCGATATTGACGATGTCGGTGATCTTCTTGCCCGTTGCGCCGGTCAATGCGCCGTTGCGGACCTTGTCGGAAAAGGTGCCCATGGCATCGAGCACGGCGTTGACGTCCGGCATCACGTCGCGACCATCGACCAGGACCGGCGTGTTCGACCGGTTGCGCAGCGCCGTATGGAGAACGGCGCGGCCTTCGGTGAAGTTGATCGGCTTGCCGGCAAACATCTCGTCGCGTTTTTCCGCGACGCGCGCAGCCTTGGCAATGGCTTCCAGGCCGTCCAGCACACGCTCGTTCACGGCGCATTTGGAGTAGTCGAACAGGATGTCGTCGAGCGTCACGGAGAAGCGCTGGAAGCGCTGCGGATCGGCAGCGAAGGCTGCACGAATGTCGGTGGCGTCTGTCTCGGTGGCGGTGCTCTTCAGCTCTTCGACCAGCGCTTTCATCATCGGCTCCTTGGCAGTTCCGGTCAGGGCCTCGGGCCGTTCGCCGGACATGCTTTCAATGGTTTTTATCAGCCGCGATAGCTAGTGCGTTTGGTCACCGCAAATCAAGCCTCGGCGCCCGATTTTCGCGGGCGCCCGGATATTCGTGGAGGGCTAGGACATTCAAGGACATGCCCCCGCTTGATCTCTCAGCTGCGCAATTCCTTGCGCAGGATCTTGCCGACATTGGATTTCGGCAGGTCGTCGCGAAATTCGATGATGCGCGGGCGTTTGTAGTTGGTCAGCCCGTCATTGCAATGCGCACGGATCTCGGTCTCTGTCACGTTGGGGTCGCGACGGACGACGAACAGCTTCACGGCTTCGCCGGAATGCGCGTCCGGAATGCCGATGGCGGCACATTCCAGAACGCCGGGATAGGACATCACCACTTCCTCGATCTCGTTCGGGAAGACGTTGAAGCCGGAGACGAGGATCATGTCCTTCTTGCGGTCCACGATCTTGATCAATCCCTCCGGGCTCATGCGGCCGATATCGCCGGTGCGAAAGAAGCCGTCCTTGGAGATCGCCTGCGCGGTTTCCTCCGGCTTGTTCCAGTAGCCGGGCATGACCTGCGGTCCGCGAATGCAGATCTCACCGATATCGCCGATCGGCACGTTCTGGTCGGCCTCGTTGCGGATTTCGATGTCGGTCGAAGGCAAAGGCAGGCCGATGGTCCCGGTAAAGTCCGGCAGGTCCAGGCGATTGGCCGTCGCAACCGGCGAGGTTTCCGACAGGCCGTAACCCTCCTTGATCGGGCAGCCCGTTACCTTCTCCCAGCGCTCCGCCACCGGCCGCTGTACGGCCATGCCGCCGCCAAAGGTGAGCACCAGCGACGAGAAGTCGAGCGCGCGGAACGGACCATTGTTCAGAAGGGCGTTGAACAGCGTATTGAGGCCCGGAAAGATCGTGACCTTGTGACTGCCGAATTCCTTGACCAGCGACGGGATGTCACGCGGGTTCGGAATGAGGATATTGTGGCCGCCGAGAACCAGTCCCATCAGGCCGTTCACGGTGAGCGCGAAGATATGATAGAGCGGCAGCGCACAGAGGAAGACAAGCGTCTCGGGCTTCGGCTTGTTGATGAAGGCCGTCTCGATCCAGAGGCTCATCTGCGCCGCATTTGCCAGAAGATTGGCATGCGTCAGAACGGCGCCCTTGGAAACGCCTGTCGTTCCACCGGTATACTGAAGAAATGCGATATCGCCGGCCCTGGTGTCGGGCGTGGCAAGCGTCAGGCGTTTGCCCTTGGCGATAGCCGTGTTGAACCTGACATGACCGCGCAGCGACCATGCCGGAACCAGCTTTTTCACGCGACGGACGATGAAGTTGACGAGAAGCCCCTTGGCGCCGAGCAGGTCGCCCATCGATGCGACGACGATGTGCTGTAGCGAGGTCTTGGATGCCACCTGTTCGACGGTGTGGGCGAAATTTTCCAGAACGACGATGGCCTTGGCGCCGCTGTCCTTCAGCTGATGTTCGAGTTCCCGAGGCGTGTAGAGCGGGTTGACGTTGACGACGACGAGGCCCGCCCGCAGGATCGCAAAGATCGTCACGGGGTTCTGCAACACGTTCGGCATCATGACGGCCACGCGGTCGCCCTGTTTCAGCCCTGTCGACTGCAAGTAGGCGGCAAAGGCGTCAACGGTTTTCGCGAGGGCGCCGAACGTGATCGTCGTGCCCATGCAGGTATAGGCCGGACGATCTGCGTGTTTGGTACACGACGTCTCGAACATATGACCAAGGGATGGGTAGGGGCTGGCGGCGATGTCCGTCGGCATGCCGACGGGGTAGGACGCAAGCCAGGGCCTGTCAGGCAACATCGATTGTGTCCGGCTGGCCGTATCGGGCATGTTCGTCCTCCCTGTGCCGGTGTTTGTGTCGCCCGGCAATCCTCCAGATGCCCCACGTCTCTCGAGTGGGCCGGTGTCGAAGTCTATGCTCTTCAGCAGCGCCTTCAAGTGTCTTTTGGATTATATGACCTACACGTAAGCGTCAATAAGCCATGTCGCCAAAGCATGGGTCCTCTTCCGTAAGCGCATGGCTAATCACCGAGCCTTTGCGGCGGCGCCGGATAAGGTTTACGCCAGCCCGTGACGGCATACGCCCGGCTGCGTCGTCGCGCCGGCTGCCGCACTCTTTCCTGAGGCCCTATGCGGTCTCGACGCAAGATCAAAGCCATGTCTGATACCGCGCTTCCGTCTCACCCCGTCGCCCGCTTTGGCGGCGTGTCCATGGCGGAAGTCGCGTTGGCCGTCGGCGGGTTCGGCATCGGTACGGGCGAGTTCGCGATCATGGGCCTGCTGCCCCAGGTTGCTCAGGATCTCGCGGTGTCCGTGCCGCGGGCCGGCATCGTCATCAGCGCCTATGCGCTCGGGGTCGTTGTCGGTGCGCCGCTCATCGCCGTGGTCGCGGCACGATATGCCCGCCACACCGTGCTCCTGACGCTCATGGCGCTGTTCGCGCTCGGCAATATCGCCAGCGCGCTCGTGCCGTCCTTCGGTCTGCTGGTTACGGCCCGGTTTCTCGCCGGCCTGCCGCACGGGGCCTATTTCGGCGTTGCCGCGCTCGTGGCCGCCGGCATGGTCGCGCCGCACCAGCGAGGCCGCGCCATCGGTCGTGTCATGATGGGCCTCACCATTGCCACACTGCTCGGCACCCCGCTTGCCGCCTGGTTCGGTCAGGCGCTCGGCTGGCGCGCCGCCTTCGCCATCGTCGGCTGCATCAGCCTGCTGACCATCGTGCTCACCATGGTCTTCGTGCCGAAGGATCGCGGCAATGCCGCGTCTTCGCCGTTGCGCGAACTCGGCGCGTTGAAGAAGCTGCAGGTCTGGCTGACCCTCGGCATCTGCGCGATCGGTTGCGGCGGCATGTTCGCGACCTTCAGCTATATCACGCCGGCCCTGACGGAGGTGGCGGGCCTGTCGCTCTCCAGCGTGCCGCTGATGCTGTCCGTCTTCGGTGCCGGCATGATCCTCGGCAACATCATCGGCGCGCGGCTCGCCGACTGGTCGCTCCTCAAGGCGATCGGCCTCGGCCTCGTCTTCAATCTCGCCGCACTCCTGCTGTTCTACGCCACGATGTATTCGCCAGCGATCGCGATGTTCAACATCCTCTCCATCGGCTTTGGCTTTCTGATGGTGCCGGCCATGCAGACCCGCCTGATGGATGTGGCCGGCGATGCGCAGACGCTCGCCGCAGCGCTTATGCACTCCGCCTTCAACCTTGCCAACGCGCTGGGTGCCTGGCTCGGGGGCATGGCCATCGCGGCGGGTTACGGCTGGACGTCCACCGGCCTCGTCGGCGCCGTCATGGCCGTGTTCGGCATCGGGATCTTCGTGGTTTCCGTTGCCGTCGAGCGTTCATCGCGGCGCATTTGAGCGATTTCGCACGGAAACCCATTCCAGCTGTCGCCATATTTTGGCTCCGTTTGTGGAATTGTCATCCCGCGCTTGCCATTCGGCTGTATAGAGAGTGGATAAGGCAATTGCAGGCGGAAGCCTGACGGAGGTACCGGGTGCGCCATCGCGAATTGGAAAACCAGCCTGCAGAGCCGCGGCTGTTCGGCCGTCCAGCCTATGATCGTTCGGCGCTGGTCGGACCCGCATCGGCCGCACGCTGGCTGCTCGTGTTCATCCTCCTTGCCGGGGCCTATTTCTTTCACGGCTTTCTCGTGCCGGTTCTGGCCGCGGTCGTCATCGGTTTTGCCAGCTGGCCGCTCTACCGCCGTCTGCTGGTGGCGGTAAACGGCAATCGCACCATCGGCGCCACGATTGCCATCATCCTCGTCGTCGCCTTCATCGTGACGCCCGTCACCTTCGCCGCCATCTATGCGGTCGATGAGTTCCGCGGCTGGGTCGGATGGGCGGTCGAGGCCAATTCCGTCGGCGCCGATGTGCCAGCCTGGGTGCTGCAACTGCCGTTCGGCGGGGCCTGGCTCGGTGTGCAA
It encodes:
- a CDS encoding long-chain-fatty-acid--CoA ligase, with product MPDTASRTQSMLPDRPWLASYPVGMPTDIAASPYPSLGHMFETSCTKHADRPAYTCMGTTITFGALAKTVDAFAAYLQSTGLKQGDRVAVMMPNVLQNPVTIFAILRAGLVVVNVNPLYTPRELEHQLKDSGAKAIVVLENFAHTVEQVASKTSLQHIVVASMGDLLGAKGLLVNFIVRRVKKLVPAWSLRGHVRFNTAIAKGKRLTLATPDTRAGDIAFLQYTGGTTGVSKGAVLTHANLLANAAQMSLWIETAFINKPKPETLVFLCALPLYHIFALTVNGLMGLVLGGHNILIPNPRDIPSLVKEFGSHKVTIFPGLNTLFNALLNNGPFRALDFSSLVLTFGGGMAVQRPVAERWEKVTGCPIKEGYGLSETSPVATANRLDLPDFTGTIGLPLPSTDIEIRNEADQNVPIGDIGEICIRGPQVMPGYWNKPEETAQAISKDGFFRTGDIGRMSPEGLIKIVDRKKDMILVSGFNVFPNEIEEVVMSYPGVLECAAIGIPDAHSGEAVKLFVVRRDPNVTETEIRAHCNDGLTNYKRPRIIEFRDDLPKSNVGKILRKELRS
- the pgi gene encoding glucose-6-phosphate isomerase, producing the protein MKALVEELKSTATETDATDIRAAFAADPQRFQRFSVTLDDILFDYSKCAVNERVLDGLEAIAKAARVAEKRDEMFAGKPINFTEGRAVLHTALRNRSNTPVLVDGRDVMPDVNAVLDAMGTFSDKVRNGALTGATGKKITDIVNIGIGGSDLGPVMATLALAPEHDGPRAHFVSNIDGAHIADTLKLLDPETSLFIVASKTFTTIETMTNAQTARAFIAKALGEKAVGHHFCAVSTALDKVAAFGIASDRIFGFWDWVGGRYSIWSAIGLPLMIAIGKEKFGEFLAGAHAIDEHFKTAPLRQNLPMLLGLIGYYHRNVLGYPSRAILPYDQRLSRFPAYLQQLDMESNGKGVTLDGTPVEGNSGPVVWGEPGTNGQHAFYQLIHQGTTVIPAEFMIAANAHETTLRHQHDLLIANCLAQSEALMKGRTLEEAKAQLTDKGMDDAKADHIAPHRVFTGNRPSLTIVYDKLTPFALGRMIALYEHRVFVEGALFNINSFDQWGVELGKELATGLLPVVEGKESAEGHDSSTVGLVKALLAAKK
- a CDS encoding MFS transporter, whose product is MSDTALPSHPVARFGGVSMAEVALAVGGFGIGTGEFAIMGLLPQVAQDLAVSVPRAGIVISAYALGVVVGAPLIAVVAARYARHTVLLTLMALFALGNIASALVPSFGLLVTARFLAGLPHGAYFGVAALVAAGMVAPHQRGRAIGRVMMGLTIATLLGTPLAAWFGQALGWRAAFAIVGCISLLTIVLTMVFVPKDRGNAASSPLRELGALKKLQVWLTLGICAIGCGGMFATFSYITPALTEVAGLSLSSVPLMLSVFGAGMILGNIIGARLADWSLLKAIGLGLVFNLAALLLFYATMYSPAIAMFNILSIGFGFLMVPAMQTRLMDVAGDAQTLAAALMHSAFNLANALGAWLGGMAIAAGYGWTSTGLVGAVMAVFGIGIFVVSVAVERSSRRI
- a CDS encoding L,D-transpeptidase family protein, with the translated sequence MTPTDIADPFSRRTFLLGALSAAATMAGCTTSTGVRTPPVPPVISRPILPPTEAELAVMYGAVEDDGILIPAIPYREIDPRFYRQRVANTTGEPENTVVVDTPGRFLYITEPGGTAMRYGVGIGREGFAWQGEGIIHWRQHWPRWKPPNEMVARQPELARYSIENGGMEPGLKNPLGARALYIFQNGQDTLYRLHGSPEWRSIGKAVSSGCVRLINQDVIDLYTRVPYHARIVVHQ